The proteins below come from a single Mya arenaria isolate MELC-2E11 chromosome 6, ASM2691426v1 genomic window:
- the LOC128236572 gene encoding uncharacterized protein LOC128236572 translates to MSKEQEAFAQRTAPEYHGASNPEYGTQNNQNGTRVMPGPVTQGPTGPQETGYAYYAAPPRPIRGKKSVIEAYLLWLILGLLGGHHFYLKRPGFAVLYIFTFGLGGVGWFIDLFRLPYLVSRCNKLDHENATDNKKTISDAYTLWFPFGLLGFHHFYLNRPAFGVLYLFTFGVFGIGWLVDLFRIPSLVKQANETPRSEKDKSVGAAYALGMSPLGILGAHHFYLNRPEFGIFYFFTFGNFGVGWIVDWFRMPVVVKRTNKHLLLGNNGTRYLDDAYLLWFPFGLLGAHHFYLRRPLWGLLYFFTFGLMGIGWMVDGCRMHCLVKQANKLNDENRRLAVGHGRTGYQGVIISTPGMAPSTEGYGAPVNFGQVVAPPMYQPGQLYPRQQGAYPHQQGTYPHQQGAYPQQQEPYPTQPGIYPPPQMEGAQPPAYQSAHPAPSYMEQPPPYQNPPPTTKV, encoded by the exons atgtcGAAAGAACAGGAGGCGTTTGCTCAAAGAACTGCACCAGAGTATCATGGTGCTTCAAACCCGGAGTACGGTACACAAAACAACCAGAATGGTACAAGAGTAATGCCCGGACCGGTAACTCAGGGACCGACGGGACCTCAAGAAACTGGCTATGCGTATTATGCAGCACCACCAAGGCCCATCCGTGGAAAGAAGTCGGTGATTGAAGCTTACCTGTTATGGCTGATTTTGGGTCTGCTCGGAGGTCACCATTTCTATCTTAAG AGGCCCGGCTTTGCGGTTCTGTACATTTTCACGTTCGGGTTAGGCGGGGTTGGTTGGTTCATCGACCTATTCAGGCTGCCTTACCTCGTGTCCAGGTGTAATAAACTCGACCATGAAAACGCGACAGACAACAAGAAGACAATAAGTGACGCCTACACCTTATGGTTCCCATTTGGTCTTCTAG GGTTCCACCATTTCTACCTGAACCGGCCCGCTTTCGGCGTGCTGTACTTGTTTACATTCGGCGTGTTCGGTATCGGTTGGTTGGTGGACCTGTTCCGGATACCCTCCCTCGTTAAACAGGCAAACGAAACCCCCCGTAGcgagaag GATAAGAGTGTGGGAGCTGCCTACGCCCTCGGGATGTCTCCACTCGGAATTCTCGGCGCTCATCATTTCTACCTGAACAGGCCCGAGTTCGGCATCTTTTACTTCTTCACATTCGGAAACTTCGGTGTTGGTTGGATCGTAGATTGGTTCCGAATGCCGGTTGTCGTGAAACGTACAAACAAGCACCTGCTGCTTGGTAACAACGGCACGCGCTACCTTGACGACGCATATCTATTGTGGTTTCCATTTG GTCTCCTTGGCGCCCATCACTTCTACCTTCGAAGGCCGCTATGGGGCCTCCTCTACTTCTTCACATTTGGCCTAATGGGGATTGGCTGGATGGTGGACGGCTGCCGGATGCATTGCCTTGTCAAGCAGGCGAACAAGCTTAACGACGAAAACAGGCGACTGGCGGTCGGTCACGGACGTACTGGCTACCAGG GCGTCATCATTTCAACACCTGGTATGGCCCCATCCACTGAAGGCTACGGCGCCCCTGTGAACTTTGGCCAGGTAGTAGCCCCGCCTATGTACCAACCTGGTCAACTATATCCGAGACAGCAGGGAGCGTATCCCCATCAGCAGGGCACGTATCCCCACCAGCAGGGCGCGTATCCCCAGCAACAGGAACCGTATCCAACACAACCAGGGATTTACCCACCACCTCAAATGGAAGGAGCTCAACCACCAGCTTACCAAAGCGCGCATCCTG CACCCTCATACATGGAGCAGCCACCACCTTACCAGAATCCTCCACCAACTACCAAAGTGTGA